ATATATTATTCATTTGATGAGCGGGCCATGTGTAACTGCTACTGCCTCTGTTTCCGTAATTGCAAACGTGTAATGGTTTATTATTCCCTTTTCCCGGCACTGTCCTTCCGCTTTTTTATGGCCAGGTCAAGGACGTAACGCGCAACATTAAGAAGGCTGTCTGCGCCTCCAGTCTGGAGGAGATCCGCAGCAAGGTGGCGGAGAAGTTCGAGAAGTGCGACAACCTGCCCACCATCCACCTGGACTCCGACGGCACGGAGATCGACGACGAGGAGTACTTCCGCACCCTCGACGAGAATACGGAACTGGTGGCCGTCTTTCCCGGAGAACATTGGATCGATGTGAGTAGCCCTTAAATAAGGGAGCTTAAAAGGAAACAGGcacttaaatataattatatcagcaccttttttatttaaagcaCCTCAATAAATTCGTTTTCTGATTGtgtaattttcatttctccaAGTGAACACCGCTTAATTGGGATAACTCATTTTATGTGTCCCTCCTTTTATCTGCCATAATGACTAATTGCATTATTTCTGGAATGCCATGAAAGAGCTCCATGAGCAGGGGACCAAAGCCAGGgagattaaattaaatgctaTCTGCACTCTGTTTATAGCCCACTCACTACGTGACGATAACCACTCCACATGGCAACGAGGCAGGAACTGGAAACGGGGATCTGAACGGAGGAGGCGAGGGCGACACCACCGATGCCAACAACTCGGAGTCTGCTCGCATCCGCCAACTGGTGGGTCAGCTGCAGAACAACCTCTGCAACGTGTCCGTGATGAACGATGCCGACCTGGACTCACTCTCCAACATGGATCCCAACTCGCTGGTGGACATCACGGGAAAGGAGTTTATGGAGCAGCTCAAGGATGCGGGAAGGTGAGGTTAATGGCTTTTCCAAATACCACATAACTGTAGCATGATTTCATGACTTTAGGCCACTGTGTGCCAAGCGAAATGCCGAGGATCGCTTGAATCTGCTGAAGCTTCTGAAAGCTGGTGCCATTTTCTGCTCGGAACGTTATCCAGAGGACGCGGAGGCCATTGACCGGGAGATCGGACGCCAGTTGAACGAGGCGGAGAGTGGACAGATGAGCACCACAACGACGAGCAACACCCGCACCATCGAGGTGGTGCAGTGCGACAATCAGAACACGACGATAACAATTACGGTGGGCGAGGCCACCACCACTTGCGCCACAGCCAGTGGAGCGATGGGATCCTCCGCTGCCGAAGCGGCGGCCAATGAGGCCAATGCCAATCCGAATAGAAATCCAAATGCCAACGGCGACATCTGACTGCCCATTTTGGGCAGTCTTAGGTAAAGTCTGCCGGCGGAGGACTAACGCAACTGGGTGCTCAAATCAAAATCAAGAGCCAAAAGGATATACCGAAGACATCAGTCCTGCAACATTGGGTTAACATAAATCGTATTTGTAGCATGTAATTAGGCACTGCGAAATCAGCAAAAACGAAACGGAGACGAAATCAAGTCATGGAGAATGCTTCATAGTATCTAAGAGCAAATGAAAGTTAACGAACAATACACGTACTAGATTTAAACACCGGGTCACGAGGCTTCAGAGGTCACGGGGCCCGCGCAGATTTGAAGAGTCTTTTAGCAATCACAGTCAGCGGAATCGTATTTAACCGCCTATACACGAGTCACATCAAGCCGTACTAGATGAATAATAATCAAAGGTTAGCGAAATAAGTATTATACTTGAGGTAGAGTCCCACAACCAGAGCGAATCCCAATTGGATGGAGGTGTCCCAGGAAACTGTTGATTTGCTTGCCGTGTAAATTGTGTTACGAATAGTAGGTAGAGTGGAAACGCACatcaaaaattgtttttagaCCAATGCCATTGTGAATGTCATTCGTTAAAGGCCAATTGAGACTGACTGAATTTATGTGTAATAGGTTTTTTTCGTGGTTTGAGCGGTTCGGGAAAGATCGGATGGAAGCCTCCAGCGCTGCTGCCCTGTCCTCCCAGAATCCCCGTCTTCCCGCCCCCGAATCCATAGCCAAATGAATTTAAGCGACAGCAAACATTGTTAGctaattaaacaataaaggAACACAATAACGCAAATTGCAATTGCCCAATCAAAGTTGGTAACTGTAACTGTCTACAATTCGAATAAGCAATAAGGGAAACCGtaaacgaaaacgaaatcTAAAACCGAATGCAAACAGTGaacaattattaaatatagTGAAACGCATACAGTAAATGCAAGTGAAAATTCCGAGGCAAACTATATACACGAAACCgagtaataaataaatgattattAAACTAAAGTTGATTGGACTAGCATAACTGGcaaacggggcgtatgcgcaacgcACAAAGCGTGTGCAACAGGGCGTATGGACTACATCCCGCTCTTCCGCTGGTAAAAGAGAGTTTCCCACCCTTCACCGCTCCTTCCATTTCCCTTTTTCCAGTGCGAGAGAGCGCAAGAGAGTGGGAGTCCTGCACCTGCTGCTGCCATATAATTGCATTACTCTTCTGCCATTCAACTTTCTTCGTGACGTCACTGCCCTATGACGTTTGCAGGTCCTGGCTAGCTGATTGCGATGGCCTACTAACACAGTTCAAAGCTCCCGGGTGACCCAAATTCGCGACGACACCGCCCCACAGCAACGGCCtctttgtgggcgtggccctgGCTTTGATGAATTGAATCCAGCGTCCTGTGGCATTGCATATCCAATACACCCCTGCTAACACAGCACATCCTTTTTCGGTTCCCATTCCTTGGTTGCTCTTTTAATTTGCGCCCTCTGCGATTTTCATCCTGCTGGCAGGGGAAAAAACGAGAAATCATGGGGCGAAAAGCGcccaaaaatattaaaaatgtaactGAAAACCGCTTTTGACTGCTTTTGATGTGCAATGGCATTTGCGGTGGGCTGCCTGGCCAAGAAATTGTCACACACACTTGAGCTTGTAATTCTTTTGATGTTGTCCTGCAGATTAAGAGGAAATGCCGGAAGCGGAAATGGAAACTTAATCGAAAGCAATCTGAGCTGCAAACGCACCGATTTTGTTTCTTTgaataaaaatttttaaaaattattcagttttcagacattttattttataagcCTAGTACGAATAATTTagataaaaacttaaataattGCTTAGAAAATTACGTTCAAGTAAAAATCTAGATTTCATTTCAAGGAAATTTTGTACGCTTGTTTCCTAAACGTAGACAACAATTTTTAACAGTCTAATTTGGACCGCTTCATAGATAGCTTACGGTAGGCACCACCTAGTACCTTACTGGCCGAGATCCGTTTCACCTTAAACAATCGACCATCTATCTCGGCACATGAGAAAAACTTGGTGCGGGCCGGGAAAAAGATCGTGGAAGTTCCGCACTTGCTACAGTTGACCGCGCGATCTTCGTAGAAAGTCTTTTTCGATTTATTGATCCTGGTCCTTTTACATTTTCTCACATTCACTGATCTCGACGCTTGGGCTTCTGGTTCCTTACATTTACGTACCCGATTTAAAATCCTCGAACTTCTGCAGCCCTGGGACATGGGTGACTTTTGAACCTTTTCGGCTTCTTTCACATTTTCCGCAACGTTTTCTGGTGATTGCGGTAATGGAGGAGCTCCTTCATCAGTCGCGGCTTGTTCTCCTACATTTGGAAGCTATGCAATTGGGTGAAATGCCTGTGCACTTATGTGGTGTGCCAATACTCACCGGAACATTTCCTTGACTCATTGTCTTGTGATATTTATCTACAACTTATCGGTAGAACATGTGATTTGTAGAAGGGAATGTTTGTAAATGACGACTGTCTGTGTTTTAGTAAGACAACAGAATTCAATGGGTACTGAGTTTTCATGAATCCAGCATTTCCTGGCTGCCTCGTTGTATATCTTGCTTTAAATCTTTATAAATCTTAAAAAGAGCTGTACAATTCTATGTTTACCAATAGCTTGCTAATCCAACTTGAGCTCTTTTGTGGCGATCCAAAACACTCGACAGTGGATTAATTTCGGTGGAAATCAAGTCGGGTATCACCACTTTATTTCGCAAAGCATTCGAcccacatacatatacacaaaTCCATCGTCTATGACGCTTGTTgcgtgcacacacacacgcaaacaaACGAGGACTATATGTCCTCCAAGCACAAATGTCAAACGTCTCACAAGAAAGAGGCGGCGTCGGCGGCggaaagtgggcgtggcagggtaAACAACATATCGAGTGATGTCCTGCTTGGCTCGTCTTACTAACGAGTCGCTTTTCCCCCAAACGAGGACATAATTCTCAACAATTTTTGCTGCTCgccttttttattttcgcatATATACTTTACACACATTTCCCCCAAATAAAAGTCAAGGATAGGGTAGCGGGTGGCCAGGATGTCCTTAGCGGAGTGGTGAAGGGGAAGGGAAGGGATTGCAGTGGCAACCACTCGCCCCGGGCTGTTGATTTTTATTCAAGAgcgtgcgtgtgtgggtgtgtgtgtgttgcacATAAACAAGACGCTGTGTAATAGATGCCGCAATGGGCATTACTAATGCGCCCCGTGGCACTTTTGCCCATATTTGCGACAGCGGGGCAGGGGGAGCGGTGTTGGGGAAATCAACGGGCTTTGTGGGCGGCGAGGGCGGTCCATAATTGTGCAGTTAGAGCCGCTGGCAGCCGCAAACTGGTGCTTAGATTGCCTCATTTGGATGTTTGCTTTCGCCATCCGGAAGTCATTATGGCTGCGGATATGGGTATGCGCACCTACACTACGAGAATCATCATTCAAGCAAAATAAGTGAATGttataaaatcaaaaagaaaattattaaattatattcaacACAGACTGATGCACCAGATCATTATTTTCATAcagaatatttaaatgatagaattattatttttttaccTTTTAAAGATTGTTTCTACTCACATTAACATTAGTTTTTCAGTTAGATGGATATTAAGTACTTACTACTTTTTTTTCTTGAGTGCAGCAAGCCCTGGGACAGTGAACAAGCTGTCAGTAATGAAAATTCAGGCAAGTTTggcaaatacaaatatgaaattatCCGTTTTGTTTATCGTGATGcagttgctggtgctgctggctGCACAGGCGATTGACCTTTcgccgcagcaacagcaggatgtggatgtggcagCCAGCTTGAAGGAGCTGCAAGGGGAGATGGCGCACCCATTGGGCAGCCAGTGCATCCGCGATTGCCTCGCCGAGAAGGGCAGCCTAGTGCTGGATCCGCTGCGTGAATGTCAGCAGGTCGAGCAGCAGTTCGACTGTACACTGTACTGCATGTTTGATGTGGAGCCGCGCTATTAAGCCATTAACCGATATAGTGCAAATACGCACAGGCTTGCTGGCCATTAAACCAATTATGGCCAGCCCGTAGCACGTAGGTATCCTTACACAGGAAACACACAAAATAATGAAGTATGCCATTAAGGGGGGGAAATGTAATTGCTTGTTACATGGCGGCAAGGTCGATGCCAGTGCTTGTTTTCTctcattattttccatttcacatttatttta
This genomic interval from Drosophila mauritiana strain mau12 chromosome 2R, ASM438214v1, whole genome shotgun sequence contains the following:
- the LOC117136914 gene encoding DNA fragmentation factor subunit alpha — encoded protein: METAVNSGDSKKPFKVKDVTRNIKKAVCASSLEEIRSKVAEKFEKCDNLPTIHLDSDGTEIDDEEYFRTLDENTELVAVFPGEHWIDPTHYVTITTPHGNEAGTGNGDLNGGGEGDTTDANNSESARIRQLVGQLQNNLCNVSVMNDADLDSLSNMDPNSLVDITGKEFMEQLKDAGRPLCAKRNAEDRLNLLKLLKAGAIFCSERYPEDAEAIDREIGRQLNEAESGQMSTTTTSNTRTIEVVQCDNQNTTITITVGEATTTCATASGAMGSSAAEAAANEANANPNRNPNANGDI
- the LOC117136904 gene encoding uncharacterized protein LOC117136904, whose protein sequence is MSQGNVPLPNVGEQAATDEGAPPLPQSPENVAENVKEAEKVQKSPMSQGCRSSRILNRVRKCKEPEAQASRSVNVRKCKRTRINKSKKTFYEDRAVNCSKCGTSTIFFPARTKFFSCAEIDGRLFKVKRISASKVLGGAYRKLSMKRSKLDC
- the LOC117137760 gene encoding uncharacterized protein LOC117137760, encoding MKLSVLFIVMQLLVLLAAQAIDLSPQQQQDVDVAASLKELQGEMAHPLGSQCIRDCLAEKGSLVLDPLRECQQVEQQFDCTLYCMFDVEPRY